The segment ggcggggcctaagagagacagatttgtataccgagcgggactcgatgccaggcggggcctgatgtcggacggggcccgatgccggagtattaaattaatggtttgacaattatggttttagtattaaattaaaaacgaaatttttggtcatgatttttgagatgttacacagttaacacaagttagttgctttgttatgtacaaaaaataagaagttgtcaATATGTAAACACGGATAAGAGataattaccctcctaagtcattttcccgttAAGATTTGGTATTAAAACACCTTTGGCACTTTAATTGATAAATTTATAAACCACCTCTTGAAACATGCATATATTTCGAGGACTAATCTTTACAACACGAACATTGATGAGGGAccttatttgtaatttgattattTTATTCACGATGTCAGACATGTGGTCATCTATTAACTCCACAATTTTGTTGACAATTCACTCGATTTTCTGAACCCAAATTCATCGGCTCCAATCTCGACCAAAAATGTCGTCAGGATGTCTTCTTCTTTGCGAGATCATACTCTCGATCCTCCTTCCTCCTCTCGGCGTCTGCCTTCGTTACGGTTGCTGCACTGTAAGTTGATTTGGTTTTGCACACCAACTGTTTGTAAAAATGTCTAACCGAGATATATTTCCTGTTGCAGGTTGAGTTCTTTATTGCTTTGGTGTTGACTATTCTGGGTTATCTTCCTGGCATAATCTACGCCCTCTATGCTATCCTATGTGTCAATCCAGATCGCGATCGTGATAGTGACCATTACGCTTCGCTTGCGTAGAACTATGGTATTCTCCTATATTGGATCTGTTATCGTTTTTACTATGTGAAATTACGTGATGTATTTGGGTATTTCAAATTCAATTCATGTATTTGATATACTTTGCCCAAAAGTTTTTAAGTTCATGTGTTTCCTTTCTGATCTCTAGTTGCTTACTTTCGTGACTTGATACACTTGTGAATCTCTTCTTGAATGTGTTATGTATTTGGGTATTTCTGTTCTTGACAAGTTTTGATCTTGATGATGAATCTTGACATGTTTTAATATCTTCTTGTTATGGTGATTCAAGATTGGTGAACCCATATGGAATTTTATGTGGGTGTCGACAAATCTATGTGGATAATTGAGAAATAAATTgattataattatgatttatgattTGATGTTGTTATTTGAGATTATGTCAGAAGATATTTTAGATGAATCGTAACCACTATAGAGGGAGAACATGTGAAATTCATCAGTGTAACACGTGTACATCACATTTCATGTTAACTGTTAGGTGTATGGTGATGATGATTTATGCTTCGttgtgtttgaatttttttttttctttttagagaGTTTATAATTTTGTCAATAAATATAGAAATGAGGAAGATGTTCAAGTTTTTTTTGCCTCAtctttttggataaaataaaattttcaattttttcacattggcgtttttttttttttttttttttcaaattgaccTCATCATGTCAAGTTCAAAATGATGAGCCAGTTTAATCTATTTCTTGATTGCTCACCCACCTAATTATTGGTTAAATGTTTAAAACGtttttaattagagaaaactGTAAATTTGGCCCCTATGGTTGGTTGTTTTTAGGATTTTGGTCCATGTGGTTATAAATTGTAAACTTAGGCAGTTTTAGTAGCGTTCATTGTGATTTTGGCCTTGGAGATAACCCCTCTTATCTTCCTTCTATCAACTCATCCCACGTGTCGTTATGGGTAAAGTTGTCTTTTCAGATAGGAACCATATAAATCAGcaaagtttatcaacttttgtaCACAATTTTCTACTTTTAATAAGTAATAAGGTCAACTTATTTATTAATAACCATAATTTAATATCCATGTTTAAATATGTAATAACAAATTATTGTATAACGAAAGATGTTTATGTCGTATGTTTGTGTTGGATATATGCAATGATATAGTAAAGTACTTATGATCAATCATTTTGACCATTCCAAACCGACTTTTGAAGATCATTTATTCATGAGAAAACGTTAAACTAGAGCATTTCCGATTGTTAAATTAtcctaaaaattaaaattattgtcaCATCATCATTCTAATAACTTAATTTATATAATAGCTTTTTGTTTTTtcttctcttttaataaaaatttaacTAATTTATTAATATCTGTCTAAAATATTCTATAAAACtccattatttaattatttttttaaacatatgtattttaattttattaaaaatagtaCAATGCattgtttcaaaagaaatatgTTACAACATATCGTTCGGAAAAATTAATACTGAAAACCTATTATGGAATGGTCataaaaagtaataaaaaatttatataatcattataattttatatatcatagaagaaatataattaaatatttaatacaaataattaataagtaaataaataaataaatatttaaaactaaaatatatttaaaaaggaAATTGAAATATAACTAAAATATGAGGGGTTAAATGACAAAACATATTAGTGAACAGTCCACTTAATATATATTGAAtagttaataaaaaaaaattaagcttTATACTCCAATGTAAAAAAAACACCCATTAGAAATGCCCTTCCATGAAAAGAAAAAATAGGTATATTACCGtgtcaaaatataatattatttaaacCACATTCATTGGTAACAAAATTGatttgtttcaaaaaaaaaatatattatattataaatatatctaAAATGCAAATTTGAGTTTGGGAGAGAAAATTACTATAGTTAAAGGTATAAGATCTTAGGCGTGTGTAAAGTTCGAATTTAATCCTTTAATTATACGAATAATCTATCACTTTCAAcatataaaatgatatttttaatcTATTGAGTTtttaaaatatcacttttatcccttcCGCTTTCAACTTtataaaatatcactttcaccTCCTTTATTTTCTAAACGTCTGTGTTTCTACTCCGTCCCTGTATTATGCACGACCGGTTCGTTTTCTCGACTTTCATATTTATCCCCGTCCCcgtagtgtgtatatatatatatatatatatatatatatataatatgatttttactcATCTACTTTATAGAATGCATCTCAACCgctttatttttttcaatattaCTTTGACCCATCAACTTTGAACTTATAGAATGTCAAATATTTAATCAATTCTTACTCCTAACACGTAAAAACCCACAACAAAACGCGAACTTATTTACTAATTCAAACTGAATCATCAAAAATTTCCCCACTTGTCCTAGCACCTTCAACTCCACACCAACTTCACTATCCACACCTTGAAAATAACTTCAGAATTCCCTATGAGTTGCCATAAAACTCGTAATCTTTCTTTTGCCTCTTTATGCTTGCAATAACTTTATAAAGTGAGTTCTTCAAATGTAAATCACTCTCATTTGCTTGAGCAAGATTGACCATTACAAAATTCCTTACTTTAGTCTTAGCATCCCCATGCATGCCTTACAACAGTTTGGCCATATTTTCTGCATCAACATATATACAAGCTTTGTCAACATTAAAGAGAGACTTTCTTTGTTATGTTTCTTGATATCCTTCTATAGAACCAAGATAGATGAGGATGAGGAATTTAAGATTTTTAACAGATAAGTCTAATAGAGGAGGGGAGATATGCGATATAGAATGACTAAAATGTCCTCACACAAGGGGCACATGGGGTGAGTTAACAGAACGAATGTTATCTCTTAGGAGCCAAAACCGCAATGAAAACTATTTAAGAGGACGGAATTTGTAAATTTAAAACCACAAATAAAAAGCTCAAAAACCGAGAAATCACATCGCTCAAATTTGCAGTTTTAACTTTTCTACTATAATAAACATCGATGGAGTTGTTAAAAATCAACGGATAAAGTCGGAGGCAACTGGTATATATTCGAGGTGACTATTTTAACGTGTTTATCAAAAACACCGATTTAATTGTGTCAAGTTTGTTTTAATATGTTAAATAGATAATAAACAAACTAAATGGGTTATAAGGCTCAATAAACCGAAGGTCGTATTAAACATGTTTATAAACTCTCAAATTGTTTTGttaaaagttatttttttattttgatcatAACGTCTTTGTAAGCTTGTGTTAtgcattaattatttaaaattggaGAAAAAGATTTGGAGCAAAAGTGTCGGTAGATTGATGCACTTTGCCCAACACTGGACCCACTTAAAATGACCCATATTGCTTTGCACTCATTTTAACATGTTGTCAAATATGTCCGAATCCTTTTATTTCGATTCATTCACTATAGATAAGTAACTTTGCTGGACAATTCACATGGAAAATATGAAAATTGATATGAACATCTTGTTGAAACTTTGATATACAATACATCTAGACATCATCCACTTTAAAAAATCACaagagaaaatatgaaaattGACATGAAAATTGTCATCATTGAGCGTCGTAACCATAATTGCCTTCGATCATAATAGGTTAAtaacttaggagggtaataagtcCTTAAGATTTTCTTTTACATATCACATCAATATGGTGGTTGTATATAACCTTttaaaaaggataataagattttaattttgtccatattacatcactaagttttttttttttttttttttttttaatacatattACACCTACATGGTTTTTATAACCgtttaaaaataagtaataatgttTTAATTTGTCTACATTAGgtccttatttttaatatttttatcatttcatctaactcttttataatttatattagtaTATAGTTAGATAAATTCATCTTCTCATTTTAGTCGTTCATTCACCACAATTACGATTTCAATTGAAAGGTTACAAAACAATTttttgtcatttttacaaaaaaaaaaaaaaaaaaaaacctaataataaTCGAAGTATTAATGATTAAGGTTATGTTTGACGTGCCAAAACTAGCTGATAAACTAGTTTTGTTTGCGATCTTTTTTAAATTGTTATGTTTGACAAAccaaaaaatagcttataagctagcgtTTTAAAAAGTTACTTAGActagttttttaaaagttttttttttaatttccaaatatacccttaattaattaagaaaacatattttttaaatgcCCTTTTATGTCATTATATAATTTTCAGATAACTTATAAGTCAATGACAGAGTCATGGTCAAAATAAAAGAGTAACCCTGAAAAGTAATGAGATATCCCCGATAACTAATAGCTTTGTCAATGAGGTATCCTCGATACGCCATTACTTATCGGGGATACTCTTTTACTTTGACCATGGCTCTGTCAATAACTTATAAGCTATCTGAATTTTATATAATGACGTAAAATGacatttaaaaaatatgttttcttaattaattaagaggtatatttggaaattaaaaaaaacttttaaaactacTCTAAGTAGCTTATTACAACGCTAGcttataaactattttttgaCTTGCCAAAAATGACAACTTAGAAAAGATCAAAAATTAAACTAGTTTATCAGCTAGCTTTGGCGTGCCAAACATagccttaatcattaagactttgattattattagttttttctttttgtaaaaatgaaaaaaaaatattatgtaaCCTTTCAATTGAAACCGTGGTTGTGGTGAATGAGCGACTAAAATGAGAAGATGAAATGATGAACACATCTAACTAGATACTTATATAAACTGTAAAAGAGTTAGATggaattataaaaatattaaaaataaggatCTAATGTGGACAAAATTCAAAACCTTATTACCCATTTTAAACGGTTATAAAAATCATGTTagtataatatgtataaaaaaagaCATTAGAGACCTAATATGGACAAAATTAAAAACTTTATTACATTTTTTAAACGGTTATACACAATCATATTGGtataatatgtacaaaaaaaacattaatgacttaatgttgACAAAGTTAAAACCTTATTACTCTCCTAAGTCATTAACCCATCATAATatcctatactaataaaagagtaattTTGGTTTGCCATGTATCATGCTCTTAGAGCTCCTAATTAATGATATGTGGTATGCCACTCTATTGcttctttattttaaaaattactaCATATACACTAAACACTTTAACAATAAAGATAAACATGATAACTTTATGACATGTGATACTTTCTTTGTATTTAAAacacactaattaaataattacattgaattaaaacattattataattaaaagaaattattctatattataaatatatataattatataacaaaaaatgTCATATagctaattaattaatattttgagtttcatatatttgttttaatcaacaattataattttacataagtAAAAAAagtatcacttaattaattatttttttaaattatttatttaaaataattcattaataattatcatttttattaaaaaaaaactaatcatAGTTTCCACAGTTATAAACTAGtcgtttctttaaaaaaaaaacgaattaaCGATTGCCAAAGAGCTTGATATAATCTCAACCAATTTGAATATTAAAAAAGCGAATCTCATTTAAATACTAAATATCTAAAATATAccttaatatataaaattttctTGTGCATTGGAGTCCTTAGAATCACAATATAATAATAAAAGTTACTAAATAAATCTTAGCAAAAATGGTCATGTGGTTTCTCAAAAGTAACAAAGTTAGTCTCTATTAATTTTCTTTTGATGCAAATAACCCCTGTGGTTTGCAAAACTTGCACATATAACCTTTTTTATTAAACCCGTTAGTAGGGACCGAATTATGACCTCCTTTCCCCTCCTTATTCAACAAAAGCCCTAGAGCCAAACTTGTTATATATTTctgaaaattaattaatattatataaaaatattaataattaataataaaaaaaattaataaaacatattttaaaaaaaaattttaaaaaaaatatttttagcgtattgtaaaaaaatattttttacaagaaatttactttttttttcgtatttgttttacataaaatatttttttaatgtatttaaaaaaagaacgtttttatatattatgttaTTACATTGCTATGatcctaaaaatatttttatgttttcatatAAAAATACGTTGTTTTTCACatagaaaaaaaagtttttttttacgtataaaatatgtttttttatatatttaaaaaacactTTTTCATACAAACTTTTTTTTACgtaaaaacattaaaaacgtGATAACATAACGTAAAAATATGTTTTAGGATCAAATCAAAACGACTTATATTTTTTATGTAAAGCAAACTAAAGACGTTAACATAACGTAAAAATGCGTTTTAATGTAATATTTTATCACGTTAACGTTTTTAAGTAAAAACAAAAAACGTTATATGAGTGAGGGACAAATCATCCATACGTAAAAAAAACGTCTTTAGTTTGTTTTacgtaaaaaatatatttttacataaaTGTATTTTTACGTAAAAAACGGATTTTTATGTAAAAAAACGTATTTTTACGTTATGTTAACGTCTTTTGTTTGCTTTATGTAAAAAATATAAGTCGTTTTGATTTGATCCTAAAACATATTTTTACGTTATGTTAtcacgttctttatgtttttacgTAAAAAAATTTATACGAAAatgtattttttaattatataaataacatattttatacgtaaaaaaaacttttttttctatgtgaaagaaaaaaaaaacatatttttatatgaaaacgTAAAAATATGTTTTAGGATCATAACAATGTAATAACATAGTgtacaaaaatgtatttttttaaatacacaaaaaaaaatattttatgtaaaacaaataagtaaaataacaagtatattttttgtaaaaaatatatttttttacaatatgctaaaactatattttgttttattattattttttaaaatatgttttttttattttttttattaattatttacgtttttatataatattaattaatatttggAAATAAATGATAAGTTTGGCTAATTCAGTCTCTAAGCCTTAGTAAGAGGGGGGAAGGAGGTCCCAAGTTCGAATCCTTATGGTTTACCCAAAGTTGCGAATCTAGTCCTTTTATATTTGAAAGACGAAAATATCCTTGCTAATTCAGTCTCTAAGCCTTAGTAAAAGGGCCATCTGTGcaagttttgcaaaccacaaggggcatttgtataaaaaaaattaatagggaCTAACTTTGTTATTTTTGGCAAACCACATATTTTAAAGACAGAATTACAAAAATAGTCCTTATGGTTTACCCAAAGTTGCGAATCCAGTCCTTTTATACTTTaaagacgaaaatacccttttgctaattCAGTCCCTAAGCCTAGTAAAAAGGGCCATCTGTGCAAATTTTGCAAAACATAGGGGCCATTTGTATTGAAAAAATTAATAAGGACTAGTTTTGTTATTTTTGGCAAACCATAGGACCATTTTCATAATTTTGTATATATCATAATGTGTAGAAAAGGTTCTGTCATGGACTTTTTTGAGCatttgaaaagagaaaatgaaaaataaaaacgaAAATAATTATATACCGACACGTGTCTGGATTCGTTGGAACCGCGATTTAACAAAATTAACAACAAAAACCATCGAATTGTTGGATCAAGTTATCAACCACCAATGGCCGAGAACAACCACCGTCGAGAAGAAGAAGCCGACGAGTCAGAACTCTACTCCGGCTGGGCCGATTTGACTCACGAGTGCCTCCTCAACATCCTTACCCGCCTCACTGTTGAGGATCGATGGCGAGGCATCATGCTTGTCTGCAAGTCATGGCTTCAGGCTTCCAAGGATCCTTCTCTTCACTCCGTCTTCGACCTCGAATCTTCTTTCGAATCATCTTTCGAATCGCGCCCACGTGAATCGTTTCGCTGGTGGACTCCTCAATTCGAGAGAAAAATCGATAATATGCTCCGATCTGTTGTGAATTGGAGCGATGGAGGCCTTACTAAAATCAGGGTTAGACACTGCTCCGATCGCTCACTTTCTCTCGTTGCTCAAAGGTATTAATACATGCTTTGCTTTCCTCCTTAATTTGTTCAAGCTAGGGTTTTCCTGAGATTGTTTCATATCTTTATCATCGTCATGTTGTCGAGCAATTTTTCCTCATAATCTGCCCTAAACCTAAACCTGCCTGAAATCGATCTTCGATCAATTAGGTATTAACAAAACCTTCCATGTAGATTTGTTTGATTCAGTTGCTTATGTTCAATAGGTGCCCTAACCTTGAAGTACTATCAATCAAGAGCTGCCCAAATGTTACAGATGAATCCATGGTAAAAGTAGCATCCgagtgcccaaaacttcaagaacTCAACATAAGCTTTTGCTATgaaatctctcacaaatctctACTCACACTGGGAAGAAAATGCACCAATCTCAAAATCCTAAAACGCAACTTCATGAATGATTTAGACCCTTCACGACACTTAGGAATCGTACCCAGTGACTATCTAAACGCCTGCCCTCAAGATGGTGATTCAGAAGCTGCTGCAATTGGAACCCTAATGCCTCAATTACTTCACCTTGAGCTTCAATTCTCCAAACTTACAGCTAAAGGCCTTGCTTTGATTTCTAAAGGGTGTCAAAACCTTGAGTATATTGATCTATCAGGATGTGTCAATGTAACTAGCCGAGATATTGCAAATTCTACTTCGAATTTGACCAAATTGAAGACTGTTAAGAAGCCTAATTTCTATATTCCAAGGTCAGCTTTTCAGGGTGAAAGATATGGTCATTGGAGTTTGTATGATGAAAGATTCCAAACGGATGCTTTTCGTATTTGATCTTAAATGTAAAAAATATAACAAGTTACTTTAATTGGAGTTTGTAATGTAATTGATGTTGTCATATAGATTGTTGTATCATGATTCAAGAACATCTTTCTTAAGTTTATctactatatatatatttaatagatTATTGGTGATCAAAAAATTCTAGTGTAGCTGAATTGGGTGTTGACAGTTTTAAATTATTACAAATGACAtaaatgatttatgatgactTTTTCAACAACATATACAAATGACATAAATGGCTAAGTGTCAATATGTCATGTGGGTAACTGGATTGACAGGTTAAATggttaaaattataaaaacaaaaaaattatgactaaattttaacaaaaaataacCTAGTGTTTATATCAAATTTTTGTAAAAAGACAACAATCATGTTTATGTAATTTAccctaataataataaacaaaacaGCTTAGTAAAATTAGATGAGAATACTGCAATAAGAAATTACAGATGCATGCACCTAGACGCTATCCATTTTCATTTGCAGTGGAACAAGTCATTCAATTAAGCATCTTGAAAAATGGACCCGAACGTATGGAGGACATCCGGTAAGAGTCTAGGCGAAAGCTTCGAGTTAAACAATATTTAAGAATGTTATCCTTTGTATGGTGATATCAAAGACCAATTGGGTGTGGTGCACTTGGTTTTTAAACCAtattcaaaatatatatatatatatatatatatatatatatatatatatatatatatatatatatatatatatatatatatatatatatatataattttataatttactcACATATTTTATGAAAGAAaaaccaccatatatatatatatatcattgggTTGAATCACATGAGTTCTTATATGCATAGAATATATGGATGCTATTTACGTTTGTGTAACAAATACTTGAGTGAATGTAGCTTATTTTTTGTGTAATAACTTATCCAGTGAATgtgttttatgattttgtttaAAGAATTTTAGATAACTGCTACTTTTCTTAGTGGTAGTAACTCTCGTGTATAACCTTGATCCTAAAGGTTTTGGACAATATATATGTGAGACTCTCGAGATATTTATCCAATGGGATGCACGTAGGAGAAGTGGTGAATAAGGAGCAATGAATGTTTGTTAAAGGTGATGAGTAACAATCCTATGTATGAATGTAGccctagtttggatctatgttttctctattagacatatAATTATTG is part of the Lactuca sativa cultivar Salinas chromosome 7, Lsat_Salinas_v11, whole genome shotgun sequence genome and harbors:
- the LOC111881636 gene encoding F-box protein SKIP1, which gives rise to MAENNHRREEEADESELYSGWADLTHECLLNILTRLTVEDRWRGIMLVCKSWLQASKDPSLHSVFDLESSFESSFESRPRESFRWWTPQFERKIDNMLRSVVNWSDGGLTKIRVRHCSDRSLSLVAQRCPNLEVLSIKSCPNVTDESMVKVASECPKLQELNISFCYEISHKSLLTLGRKCTNLKILKRNFMNDLDPSRHLGIVPSDYLNACPQDGDSEAAAIGTLMPQLLHLELQFSKLTAKGLALISKGCQNLEYIDLSGCVNVTSRDIANSTSNLTKLKTVKKPNFYIPRSAFQGERYGHWSLYDERFQTDAFRI
- the LOC111881649 gene encoding UPF0057 membrane protein At2g24040 encodes the protein MSSGCLLLCEIILSILLPPLGVCLRYGCCTVEFFIALVLTILGYLPGIIYALYAILCVNPDRDRDSDHYASLA